A window of the Echeneis naucrates chromosome 3, fEcheNa1.1, whole genome shotgun sequence genome harbors these coding sequences:
- the dhx38 gene encoding pre-mRNA-splicing factor ATP-dependent RNA helicase PRP16, with product MDDDVSLHRLEGSDPTAQVGGLIVKKKSAAAEPHVFRAPTPRTSLLGLDLLAAQKRKERETKDQADATSDDSYRKKSKVSSYKDWEEGKSDSGSDEEDNNKDRGTQKESRKYRVTGSETPSNPGGVSEAFRRRHQQRERDRREHGVYASSKEDKNRERDRERRRDKGRDLRDERESSHSRGSCRSERGECSERSERSQRDGWSDRISRGSKRDEPPTPQHRPRDAFTPSRSNWDEDDSGYASSRLSQWESPSPSPSNRESDRSERSHRSVRESERRERSVRGRYPDDTPLPTPSYKYNEWASDRKHLGSTPRLSQGKGKKEDGEGGIAFDNEEEKEQWEEDQKQADRDWYMMDEGYDEFHNPFTSTSDEYVKKREQIIQKQTQKRISAQKRQINEDNERWETNRMLTSGVVQRLEVDEDFEEDNAAKVHLLVHNLVPPFLDGRIVFTKQPEPVIPVKDATSDLAIISRKGSQLVRKHREQKERKKAQHKHWELAGTKLGDIMGIKKKEEEDVSGGKVVGEDGKVDYRAEQKFADHMKEKTEASSEFAKKKSLLEQRQYLPIFAVRQQLLNIIRDNSIVIVVGETGSGKTTQLTQYLHEDGYTSYGMVGCTQPRRVAAMSVAKRVSEEIGTSLGEEVGYAIRFEDCTSEKTLIKYMTDGILLRESLRESDLDHYSAVIMDEAHERSLNTDVLFGLLREVVSRRTDLKLIVTSATMDSDKFAAFFGNVPIFHIPGRTFPVDILFSKTPQEDYVEAAVKQALQIHLSGMVGDILIFMPGQEDIEVTSDQIVERLEDLENAPPLAVLPIYSQLPSDLQAKIFQKAPDGVRKCIVATNIAETSLTVDGIMFVVDSGYCKLKVFNPRIGMDALQVYPISQANANQRSGRAGRTGPGQCYRLYTQSAFKNEMLTTTIPEIQRTNLANVVLLLKSLGVQDLLLFHFMDPPPEDNMLNSMYQLWILGALDNTGALTATGRLMVEFPLDPALSKMLIVSCDMGCSADILIIVSMLSVPAIFYRPKGREEESDQVREKFSVPESDHLTYLNVYMQWKNNNYSSIWCNEHFIHTKAMRKVREVRSQLKDIMVQQRMNLISCGSDWDIIRKCICAAYFHQAAKLKGIGEYVNVRTGMPCHLHPTSSLFGMGYTPDYIIYHELVMTTKEYMQCVTAVDGEWLAELGPMFYSIKHAGKSRQENRRRAKEEITNMEEEMALAQEQLRARREEQEKKSITSSVKAVKICTPGRKEQTPMTPRRTPARFGL from the exons ATGGACGATGATGTGTCGCTGCATAGGCTGGAAGGAAGTGATCCCACTGCTCAAGTTGGAGGTCTAATTGTAAAGAAGAAgagtgctgctgcagagccCCACGTTTTTCGGGCACCCACTCCACGAACATCTTTGCTGGGCCTGGATCTGCTGGCAGCCCAGAAAAGGAAAGAGCGTGAGACAAAGGACCAGGCAGATGCTACCAGTGATGACAGCTATAGAAAGAAATCAAAGGTTTCCTCCTACAAGGACTGGGAGGAAGGCAAAAGTGACTCTGGATCTGATGAAGAAGACAATAATAAGGACAGAGGTACTCAGAAGGAGAG TAGGAAGTATCGTGTGACTGGCTCAGAGACGCCCTCGAACCCTGGAGGGGTCAGTGAAGCATTCAGACGCAGacaccagcagagagagagagacagacgtGAGCATGGAGTCTACGCTTCCTCCAAAGAGGacaagaacagagagagagacagagaaaggagaagagatAAGGGCCGAGACCTCAGAG atgagagagagagtagcCATAGTCGTggcagctgcaggtcagagcGTGGGGAATGCAGTGAGAGGAGCGAGCGGTCACAGAGAGATGGCTGGTCTGATCGCATCAGCCGGGGAAGTAAAAGAGATGAACCACCGACTCCACAACATCGCCCTAGAG ATGCTTTCACACCCTCACGTTCCAACTGGGATGAAGATGACAGTGGCTATGCCAGCTCAAGGCTTTCCCAGTGGGAGTCTCCGTCTCCCTCCCCATCTAACAGGGAGTCAGATCGCTCAGAGCGAAGTCATCGTTCTGTCAGAGAgtctgagaggagagaaag GTCAGTCCGAGGACGTTATCCAGATGACACACCGCTACCAACTCCATCCTATAAGTATAATGAATGGGCCAGTGACAGAAAGCATTTGGGTTCCACACCTCGGTTATCACAGGGAAAAG GTAAGAAAGAAGATGGTGAAGGAGGAATTGCGTTTGATaatgaggaagagaaagaacagTGGGAAGAGGACCAAAAG CAAGCTGATAGAGATTGGTACATGATGGACGAAGGCTATGATGAGTTCCACAATCCCTTCACGTCCACATCTGATGAATATGTTAAGAAACGTGAACAGATCATCCAGAAGCAGACTCAGAAAAGAATATCTGCGCAGAAGCGACAAATCAATGAG GATAATGAGCGGTGGGAGACCAACCGTATGCTGACCAGTGGTGTGGTGCAGAGGTTGGAGGTAGATGAAGATTTTGAGGAAGACAATGCTGCTAAGGTTCACTTACTGGTTCACAACCTGGTTCCTCCTTTCCTGGATGGAAGAATAGTCTTCACTAAACAG cctgaaCCGGTCATTCCTGTGAAAGATGCTACATCTGACTTGGCCATCATCTCTCGAAAGGGCAGCCAGCTTGTCCGTAAGCACCGTGAGCAGAAAGAACGCAAGAAG GCACAGCACAAACACTGGGAACTGGCAGGTACCAAGTTGGGAGATATCATGGGAAtcaagaagaaagaggaggaagatgttTCAGGAGGCAAAGTAGTAGGCGAGGATGGTAAAGTAGACTACAG agcagagcagaaattTGCAGACCACATGAAGGAGAAGACAGAGGCCAGCAGTGAGTTTGCTAAGAAGAAAAGCCTTCTAGAACAGAGACAGTACCTGCCTATCTTTGctgtcagacagcagcttcTAAACATCATAAG GGACAACAGCATAGTGATTGTTGTTGGGGAGACGGGCAGTGGGAAAACCACCCAGCTAACCCAGTACCTTCATGAGGATGGCTACACTAGTTATGGCATGGTGGGTTGTACTCAGCCTCGGAGAGTGGCAGCCATGAGTGTAGCCAAGAGAGTCAGCGAGGAAATTGGCACCAGCCTTggagaggag GTGGGCTACGCAATTCGTTTTGAGGACTGCACATCAGAGAAAACTCTGATAAAGTATATGACGGATGGTATCCTGCTGAGGGAGTCACTGAGGGAGTCTGACCTGGACCACTACAGCGCTGTTATCATGGATGAGGCCCATGAACGCTCCCTGAATACAGATGTACTGTTTGGCTTGCTGCGTGAG GTTGTATCTAGACGTACTGATCTGAAACTCATAGTTACTTCTGCAACTATGGACTCAGACAAGTTTGCAGCATTTTTTGGCAACGTACCCATTTTCCATATTCCAGGAAGAACATTTCCAGTAGACATCTTGTTTAGTAAG ACGCCACAGGAAGACTATGTGGAGGCAGCAGTTAAGCAGGCCCTGCAAATCCACCTCAGTGGGATGGTGGGTGACATTCTCATCTTTATGCCTGGGCAGGAGGATATTGAG GTGACATCAGATCAGATTGTGGAGCGACTGGAAGATCTGGAGAATGCGCCACCTCTGGCTGTGCTACCCATTTACTCCCAGCTGCCATCTGACCTCCAGGCCAAGATCTTTCAAAAG GCTCCTGATGGTGTGAGAAAATGCATTGTGGCTACAAACATTGCTGAGACCTCTCTTACTGTGGATGGGATAATGTTTGTTGTGGATTCAGGATACTGCAAACTCAAG GTTTTCAATCCTCGAATTGGAATGGATGCCCTCCAAGTTTATCCCATCAGCCAGGCTAATGCCAACCAGCGGTCTGGCAGAGCAGGGCGTACAGGACCAGGGCAGTGTTACAG GCTCTATACTCAGAGTGCTTTCAAAAATGAGATGCTGACTACCACCATTCCAGAGATTCAGAGGACCAACCTGGCTAATGTAGTCCTGTTGTTGAAGTCTCTGGGGGTCCAGGATTTGTTACTCTTTCACTTCATGGATCCACCACCTGAGGACAACATGCTCAACTCCATGTACCAACTCTGGATCTTGGGTGCTCTGGATAACACGG GTGCCTTGACAGCAACAGGGCGTCTAATGGTGGAATTTCCCCTTGACCCTGCCCTCTCTAAGATGCTGATTGTGTCCTGTGACATGGGGTGTAGTGCTGACATCCTCATCATCGTGTCTATGTTGTCTGTGCCGGCTATCTTCTACAGACCTAAG GGTCGTGAGGAAGAGAGTGACCAGGTGAGGGAGAAGTTTTCAGTCCCAGAGAGTGACCACCTCACCTATCTCAACGTTTACATGCAGTGGAAGAACAACAATTACTCCAGCATTTGGTGCAATGAGCACTTCATCCACACTAAAGCTATGCGCAAG GTCCGTGAAGTTCGATCCCAGTTAAAGGACATCATGGTACAGCAGAGAATGAACCTGATTTCCTGTGGCTCGGACTGGGACATCATCAGAAAGTGTATATGTGCTGCTTACTTCCACCAGGCTGCCAAGCTCAAG GGTATTGGGGAATATGTGAACGTGAGAACAGGGATGCCATGCCACCTCCATCCTACCAGTTCCCTGTTTGGTATGGGCTACACTCCTGACTACATCATCTATCACGAGCTTGTCATGACCACCAAG GAGTACATGCAGTGTGTGACAGCGGTGGATGGTGAGTGGTTAGCAGAACTGGGGCCCATGTTCTACAGCATCAAACATGCTGGCAAAAGTAGACAG GAGAACCGTCGTAGGGCCAAGGAGGAGATCACTaacatggaggaggagatggctCTGGCTCAGGAGCAGCTGAGAGCGCGTCGAGAGgaacaggagaagaagagcatCACAAGCAGTGTAAA GGCAGTGAAAATCTGTACACCAGGCAGAAAAGAGCAGACCCCCATGACACCCAGACGCACCCCTGCCCGCTTTGGATTGTGA